Proteins encoded together in one Onychomys torridus chromosome 1, mOncTor1.1, whole genome shotgun sequence window:
- the Fancf gene encoding Fanconi anemia group F protein, translated as MEPLVQQMECFSEVLAVSCGAVVRSWDVTTVRRALQWARYLLHVYRRFADRGRAREALERRLRSRGGPPGLRSFAALEFGDVRLALRLLRNRALAPAAAHALPSLLFPGPAADTEDDAPQSRLALLARRGSALHLLLRLGGDAPRGALLRTHAELLCTRLHELGGADPTAGRKLLDTLWARGPREHVLSVAGEALLHDADLEPSRVADSAGADGTQELLQWLLESPEVLLAFCRQLPAMRLASLAGHHPALSRAYLGLLTTWATQLHYDLPKGAWVPTQPEDMPWEELCLRLQSLCQAPPPLREDVLDTLRSSKALDGDFEVPGMSIWTDLLRALPGGA; from the coding sequence ATGGAGCCGCTAGTGCAACAGATGGAGTGCTTCTCCGAGGTACTGGCCGTGTCGTGTGGGGCGGTGGTGCGCTCCTGGGATGTGACGACCGTGCGTAGGGCGCTGCAGTGGGCGCGCTATCTGCTCCACGTGTACCGACGTTTCGCGGATCGCGGACGCGCTCGGGAGGCGCTAGAGAGACGGCTCCGGTCGCGGGGCGGGCCGCCGGGGCTGCGCAGCTTCGCGGCGCTGGAGTTTGGGGACGTGCGCCTTGCCCTACGCCTGCTGAGGAACCGCGCGCTCGCGCCCGCCGCCGCCCACGCGCTGCCGAGCCTGCTGTTCCCCGGGCCCGCCGCGGACACAGAGGACGACGCGCCGCAGTCGCGCTTGGCGCTCCTGGCGCGCCGCGGAAGCGCGCTGCACCTGTTGCTCCGCCTCGGCGGGGACGCGCCCAGGGGCGCGCTGCTGCGCACGCACGCGGAGCTGCTGTGCACGCGCCTGCACGAACTGGGCGGTGCTGACCCCACGGCCGGGCGTAAGCTCCTCGACACGCTGTGGGCGCGTGGGCCCCGGGAGCACGTGCTAAGCGTGGCGGGCGAAGCGCTGCTGCACGACGCGGACCTGGAGCCTTCCCGCGTCGCAGACTCTGCGGGTGCGGATGGGACACAGGAGCTGCTGCAGTGGCTTCTAGAAAGCCCCGAGGTCTTGTTGGCATTCTGCCGGCAGCTGCCCGCCATGCGCCTGGCCTCCTTGGCGGGCCACCACCCAGCGCTGTCTCGCGCCTACCTGGGCCTGCTCACAACCTGGGCCACCCAGCTGCACTATGACCTGCCCAAGGGCGCCTGGGTACCCACGCAGCCTGAGGACATGCCCTGGGAGGAGCTATGCCTCCGGCTGCAGAGCTTGTGCCAGGCCCCACCACCCCTGCGGGAAGACGTACTGGACACTCTGCGCTCCAGCAAGGCGCTGGATGGAGATTTTGAGGTTCCCGGGATGAGCATCTGGACGGACCTACTGCGGGCCCTGCCTGGCGGTGCTTGA